From one Enterobacter kobei genomic stretch:
- the leuD gene encoding 3-isopropylmalate dehydratase small subunit — MAEKFIQHTGLVVPLDAANVDTDAIIPKQFLQKVTRTGFGAHLFNDWRFLDDKGQQPNPDFVLNFPVYKGASILLARENFGCGSSREHAPWALTDYGFKVVIAPSFADIFYGNSFNNQLLPVKLSDAEVDELFELVKANPGITFEVDLEAHEVKAGDKTYRFNIDAFRRHCMLNGLDSIGLTLQHDDAIAAYEAKQPAFMR, encoded by the coding sequence ATGGCAGAGAAATTTATTCAACATACCGGCCTGGTGGTTCCGCTGGATGCCGCCAACGTCGATACCGATGCGATCATCCCGAAGCAGTTTTTGCAGAAAGTGACCCGCACCGGCTTTGGCGCGCATCTGTTTAACGACTGGCGTTTTCTGGATGACAAAGGGCAACAGCCTAACCCGGACTTCGTACTTAACTTCCCGGTTTATAAAGGCGCGTCGATTTTGCTGGCGCGGGAAAACTTTGGCTGCGGCTCGTCCCGCGAACACGCCCCCTGGGCGCTGACCGACTACGGTTTCAAAGTGGTGATCGCCCCGAGCTTCGCCGACATCTTCTACGGCAACAGCTTCAACAACCAGCTGCTGCCGGTGAAATTAAGCGACGCCGAAGTGGATGAACTGTTTGAACTGGTGAAGGCTAATCCAGGGATCACCTTTGAAGTGGATCTGGAGGCGCATGAAGTAAAGGCCGGAGATAAGACGTACCGCTTCAATATCGACGCCTTCCGCCGCCACTGCATGCTGAACGGGCTGGACAGCATCGGCCTGACCTTGCAGCACGACGATGCCATCGCGGCTTACGAAGCAAAACAACCGGCGTTTATGCGCTAA
- a CDS encoding sugar efflux transporter codes for MLWLMTMGRRLNGVYAAFMIVAFMMGIAGALQAPTLSLFLSREVGAQPFWVGLFYTVNAIAGILVSLWLAKRSDSRGDRRKLIMLCCAMAIGNALLFAFNRHYLTLITCGVLLASIANTAMPQLFALAREYADNSAREVVMFSSVMRAQLSLAWVIGPPLAFMIALNYGFTTMFCIAAGIFAVSLALIALILPSVARVEQAADVPVTRVSGWGDKNVRLLFIASTLMWTCNTMYIIDMPLWISADLGLPDKLAGILMGTAAGLEIPAMILAGFYVKRFGKRRMMTLAVAAGVLFYIGLIFFHSHVALLALQLFNAIFIGIVAGIGMLWFQDLMPGRAGSATTLFTNSISTGVILAGVIQGALAQSYGHGVVYWVIAGISLVTLGITSRVKDV; via the coding sequence ATGCTGTGGCTTATGACGATGGGCAGACGTCTGAACGGGGTCTATGCCGCGTTTATGATCGTCGCTTTTATGATGGGGATCGCCGGCGCCTTGCAGGCACCGACGCTCAGTCTGTTTCTCAGCCGTGAGGTGGGCGCGCAGCCGTTCTGGGTCGGTCTGTTTTACACCGTCAACGCCATCGCCGGGATCCTGGTGAGCCTGTGGCTGGCAAAACGATCCGACAGCCGGGGCGATCGCCGCAAACTGATCATGCTGTGCTGCGCCATGGCCATCGGCAATGCGCTGCTGTTTGCTTTCAACCGCCACTATTTAACGCTGATCACCTGCGGGGTACTGCTGGCCTCCATCGCCAATACGGCCATGCCGCAGCTGTTTGCCCTTGCGCGTGAATATGCTGATAACTCAGCGCGTGAAGTGGTGATGTTCAGCTCGGTAATGCGTGCGCAGTTGTCGCTGGCGTGGGTGATTGGCCCGCCGCTGGCCTTTATGATCGCGCTGAATTATGGTTTCACAACCATGTTCTGCATCGCCGCCGGGATCTTCGCCGTCAGCCTGGCGCTGATTGCGCTGATATTGCCGTCGGTGGCGCGGGTGGAGCAGGCGGCCGATGTGCCGGTCACCCGGGTCAGCGGCTGGGGCGACAAAAACGTGCGTCTGCTGTTTATCGCTTCCACGCTGATGTGGACCTGCAACACCATGTACATCATTGATATGCCGCTGTGGATCAGTGCCGATCTGGGGCTGCCGGATAAACTGGCGGGGATACTGATGGGCACGGCGGCAGGACTGGAAATCCCGGCGATGATCCTCGCCGGTTTCTACGTGAAACGGTTCGGGAAACGTCGCATGATGACCCTTGCAGTGGCGGCGGGCGTGCTGTTTTATATCGGCCTGATTTTCTTCCACAGCCATGTGGCGCTGCTCGCCCTGCAACTGTTTAACGCCATTTTTATCGGCATTGTCGCCGGGATCGGCATGCTGTGGTTCCAGGATCTGATGCCGGGCCGGGCGGGATCGGCGACCACGCTGTTTACCAACAGTATCTCCACCGGCGTGATTTTAGCCGGGGTGATCCAGGGCGCGCTGGCGCAAAGTTATGGTCACGGGGTGGTGTACTGGGTGATAGCCGGGATTTCGCTGGTGACGCTTGGCATTACCAGCCGGGTGAAAGATGTGTAG
- the sgrR gene encoding HTH-type transcriptional regulator SgrR — MSSGRLQQQFIRLWQCCDGATQETTLSELAELLSCSRRHMRTLLNTMQAHGWLTWEAEAGRGKRSRLTFLYTGLALQQQRAEDLLEQDRIDQLVQLVGDKTAVRQMLVSHLGRSFRQGRHILRVLYYRPLRNLLPGTALRRSESHIARQIFSALTRVNEENGELEADIAHHWQQLSPLHWRFYLRPGIHFHHGRELEMRDVITSLERINAFPLYSHITQIVSPTPWTLDIHLAEPDSWLPWLLGHVQSMILPHEWQSMSNFASLPVGTGPYAVTRNNNNQLKIQAFDDYFGFRALIDEVNVWVLPEVNDDPSGGLTLEGPGEGEKAVESRLEEGCYYLLFDARTPRGNNQAVRDWISHVLSPASLLYHGDEHYQRFWFPAYGLLPRWHHARPGGSEIGKPAGLESLTLTYYREHQEHKVIARSMIALLAQHHVRLEIREVEYEEWHSGEITSDIWLNSANFTLPLDFSLFTHLYEVPLLQQCIPRDWQQDAAHWRAGDMNLAAWCQQLMANRAIVPLIHHWLTINGQRSMRGLRMNTLGWFDFKSAWFAPPDP; from the coding sequence ATGTCGTCAGGTCGTCTGCAACAACAATTCATCCGTCTGTGGCAGTGTTGCGACGGCGCGACGCAGGAAACCACGCTGAGCGAACTGGCGGAGCTGCTGAGCTGTTCACGCCGCCATATGCGTACCCTGCTCAATACCATGCAGGCGCACGGCTGGCTGACATGGGAAGCGGAAGCCGGACGCGGTAAGCGCTCACGCCTTACCTTCCTTTATACCGGACTGGCGCTGCAACAGCAGCGGGCGGAAGATCTGCTGGAGCAGGATCGCATCGATCAGCTGGTGCAACTGGTGGGCGACAAAACCGCCGTGCGCCAGATGCTGGTGTCACACCTGGGGCGCAGTTTTCGCCAGGGGCGCCACATTCTGCGCGTGCTCTATTACCGCCCACTGCGTAATCTGCTGCCCGGAACAGCGTTAAGACGCTCCGAATCCCATATCGCCCGCCAGATTTTCAGCGCCCTGACGCGCGTAAATGAGGAAAACGGGGAACTGGAAGCGGATATTGCCCATCACTGGCAGCAACTTTCGCCGCTGCACTGGCGATTTTATCTGCGGCCCGGCATCCATTTTCACCACGGGCGGGAGCTGGAAATGCGCGACGTCATCACCTCCCTTGAGCGTATCAACGCCTTTCCGCTCTATTCACACATCACGCAGATCGTCTCCCCCACGCCCTGGACGCTGGACATTCACCTCGCCGAGCCGGACAGCTGGCTACCGTGGCTGTTGGGCCATGTGCAGTCGATGATCCTGCCGCATGAATGGCAATCGATGAGCAATTTCGCCAGCCTGCCGGTGGGCACCGGCCCCTATGCCGTCACCCGTAACAATAACAACCAGCTGAAGATCCAGGCTTTTGACGACTACTTTGGCTTTCGCGCACTGATAGATGAAGTGAACGTCTGGGTGCTGCCGGAAGTGAACGACGATCCCAGCGGTGGCCTGACGCTGGAAGGCCCCGGCGAGGGTGAAAAAGCCGTCGAGAGCCGCCTTGAAGAGGGCTGCTATTATCTGCTGTTTGATGCCCGCACACCCAGGGGCAACAACCAGGCGGTCCGGGACTGGATCAGCCATGTCCTCTCCCCCGCCAGCCTGTTGTATCACGGTGACGAGCACTATCAACGCTTCTGGTTTCCGGCTTACGGTCTGCTGCCGCGCTGGCACCACGCGCGACCGGGCGGCAGCGAGATCGGAAAACCCGCCGGGCTGGAATCCCTCACGCTTACCTACTACCGGGAACATCAGGAGCACAAAGTTATTGCCCGCTCGATGATCGCCCTGCTGGCGCAGCATCATGTGCGGCTGGAAATCCGGGAGGTGGAGTACGAGGAGTGGCACAGCGGCGAGATAACCAGCGACATCTGGCTGAACAGCGCCAACTTCACGCTACCGCTCGATTTCTCGCTGTTCACGCATTTATACGAAGTGCCGCTGCTCCAGCAGTGCATTCCCCGCGACTGGCAACAGGATGCGGCGCACTGGCGCGCAGGCGACATGAATCTGGCGGCCTGGTGTCAGCAACTGATGGCGAACCGCGCGATCGTGCCGTTGATCCACCACTGGCTGACGATCAATGGTCAGCGCAGTATGCGTGGATTACGCATGAATACGCTGGGGTGGTTTGACTTCAAATCCGCCTGGTTTGCACCACCGGATCCGTGA
- a CDS encoding DUF4142 domain-containing protein — protein sequence MQKSKTLKGLLALSAVAAMFTTLGVQAQTQTSTATSDAASQTASGAKLSSGDEKAVKDMAQANINEIAAGKLALSKAQSSDVKAYAQKMVDDHGAALTKVQAVAKEKGVTLPTVPDAEHKAMTAKLEKQSGDDFDKMYMENAGTKDHKMVLSKLQSDAKMIKDPDVKALADAHTPVVEQHLKSAEQMSK from the coding sequence ATGCAAAAGAGCAAAACCTTGAAAGGACTGCTGGCCTTATCAGCAGTGGCAGCGATGTTCACCACGCTCGGCGTGCAAGCCCAGACGCAGACGAGCACTGCAACGAGTGACGCCGCCAGCCAGACCGCATCGGGCGCGAAGCTCAGCTCCGGCGATGAAAAAGCCGTGAAGGATATGGCACAGGCCAATATCAATGAAATTGCAGCGGGTAAGCTCGCGCTGAGCAAGGCGCAAAGTAGTGACGTTAAAGCCTACGCGCAGAAGATGGTCGACGATCATGGCGCGGCCCTGACCAAAGTCCAGGCGGTCGCTAAAGAAAAAGGGGTAACACTGCCGACGGTGCCGGATGCCGAGCACAAGGCCATGACCGCGAAGCTGGAAAAACAGAGCGGCGACGACTTTGACAAAATGTATATGGAAAATGCCGGAACGAAAGACCACAAGATGGTGCTGTCGAAGCTACAGAGCGACGCTAAGATGATCAAGGACCCGGATGTGAAGGCGCTCGCCGACGCGCATACACCGGTTGTTGAGCAGCACCTGAAGTCTGCCGAGCAGATGTCGAAGTAA